The genomic window GCTGAGGCAGTGTtggcaaaatcttaaaaaaaaatgggaccagggttgcctggatgtctcagttgggtgagcatctgactcttgatttcagctcaggtcatgatcccagggtggtgggattgagccccacatcggcttggagcctgcttaagattctctctctcttttcctctgcccctcttccctgagctctcattcattctctctcccaaataaaattaattaaattttaaaaaacctttttttaattttttttaacacttatttatttttgagacagagagagacagagcatgaacaggggaggggcagagagagaaggagacacagaatctgaaacaggctccaagctctgagctgtcagcacagagcccgacgcggggctcgaactcacggaccatgagatcatgacctgagccgaagccggacgcttaaccgatcgagccacccaggcgccccccaaaaaaatttttttaatgtgaccaTAAATTTCTATCAGTGGTTTCAACAAAAGTAGCCCTTTACTTTTGCAAATGACTTCACAGAACTGAGCTGCTCTGGCTGTACCTGGTTTACTGAATTATGGGGAAACTCTGAATTCAGTTTGCATTCTATACCCAGGGTGAGAAGAGACTGCATTTCAGGAAGCTGTGaccaggattaaatgagattatgtataCAAAGTGTTTACCATAGCGTGTAGGAACAGCAGGCACACAAGACAGTTCTTTTTAGCACTCCTTGTACCCCCGTACAGTCCCTAGAAAGAGTACATTTTCAGtacacatttgttgaataaataagttgAATCGGCATAATGAGAAAGATAAGTTACTCAGTATCTCTGAACAAATACAGGTTCTCTCAACTGGGTAATATAACTTGTCAAGGATTTTTATAGAGTGTGAATCTATAGAATGCCCCaacatagaatttttaaatcaactcAATTTTGAAAACTTAATAGGAAGAGTTAATAAAGGAAAGGTCGATTTATTCAGATGAATCAAAGATGAATCTTGAGATGTAATCATGTTTTATTTGTACAGGTCCTTTACCCTAGAATCAAAGCATTCACCACATATCTCATTAACCCTTACAACACCCTCAGGAGGCAGGTAGATGTCTAAGATGATCCCCTTGTTACTGATGGAGAGAGAGCCTGAGGCCCAAGACAGTGAAGGGACTTGTCAGAGGCCACATCAAGTGAGTGAGTAATGAAGCAAGAAACGGAACTAAATTCTAGTCTTTATCCTGGGGCACACTATTATGTTTTACCATGAGGTTGCCAAACATCTCAATTACTTTTTactctaaattcattttatttattttattttatttttttaaagtttatttgtttttgagagagacatacacagcgagcaggggaggggcagagagagagagggagagagaatcccaggcaagctccacaAGGTCggcgcggagcccgatgtggggctcgaactcacaaaactgtgagatcatgacctgagccgaaaccaagagtcagtcgcttaactgactgagccactcaggcgcccctctaaattcattttaaaataagcaccccccccctttttttaatcgGCCAAGAGTACAAGATGGCAATAACTAagacagaaagacacaaatcagttgggttttttgtttaatAGTTCCATGATATCAGCTAACACCGTCTACggaagaaaactgaagcaaatCTTGGTTCAAAAACAAACTTCTGCATAAGGCAAATTGCTACATTTTAGGGCAATTAATGTGATTTCTAATTTGCAACTGAAAACACGGGGAGGAGGGTTTGAGTTTCCAAACAGAACTGGAGAGACTGAGCATACTTCTCCATTGACTTTCCTGTGATTCTACCTGGGGGTGTGGGtaaacaaattctttttaattgaCTCACTTGAACAGGGATTACCAGAATTTTCAGGTATTTCAATCTCCAAAATTTCCCAGAAACCCTCAGGATGAGTAGTTATGATTTTAGTATCTTTGGACTAAAAACAACACACATAACCACAAAATGACCCATGGCTCCAATGAATTCGGTGACACTGGCAATGAATCTGTGTTCAATATGCTCTGTATCTCCCTACACTTAAAGTCTGTTGGCGCCGCGAAGGCCCAGTGGGTGGATGGGTTCCCGGGCGCATGCAAGCAGCTCCGGGACAAGAACCCGAATCCGGGGGCGCAGGGCTGGTTTCCACATCCGCTCCATCTCCGCAAGGATTGAGAAAACCCGGCTCACAGAGCGAACTTCTCTGGCTCCAAGTCATTTCCTGGTGTTTTAATCACAGACACAAGGAGACCGCGGAACGAGAGACGCCAGTGCTCTAAGCGCGGAACTCGCGGCGGCCCCTGCGCCTCGCCCTCCTGGGGCCGGTCGCGCGCGTCCCCCGCCCCGGCTTGGGGCCCAACTGCCGGGCGCAGACCCGCGCGCCCCGCCCGGCGCAGTCAGGTTCTGTCTTCCCAGAGTCAGAGTTCCAGTTTCTACTTTCCTTCCCGACATTTCTCCTTCGGGGTCTTCCAAGGATCGGAAGGTGGCGGAGCCCCTGGCCGGGGAAACCCGCGACAGCTCAGGGCTCAATCTGTCGGGACTTTGGTGGCTCATCTACATCCCACTGGCCCCTTATTTCCACGCGGAAAAGTAGAGATGTTTGGCCACCAGCAGGTACTTTGAAGGGAGGGCATTTTTGAAGAGGCTTCTCTGCTTAACCTCCTGGGCACACTGATGGTCGCATGTGAGGCCTCAGGACCCACCCAGCAGCCACAGAAGCTCGGAAGGGACGATTTTGATGGCGGCGACCTCTGGCCTCCTCCTTTCAACCTTAAGACCTCTCTGGTTCCAGGCTTATTGAACCTGATGCTGCGATCAGTCCTCTTCATCTTCTAACCAAAGATGGTTGGGACTCAGGTCCCGGACCCAGACTGTGTGGTTTCTGTCATTAGCTCCCCTATTTATCAGCTGCtgcgtgaccctgggcaagttacttaacctcactggtcttcactttctctctttgtaaaatgggaattctaACAGCACCAACCTGAGTTCTGTTGTGAGAATAATATGAGATAATGCATTTAAAGTGTTCTAGCATAAGGACTGGTTCAATTAATGTCAGGGGCTGCTTGGTGGAATTAAATAAGCTTTGTAGGAGAGCTCATTCAATCAACAAGAATTTATTGACAGTGCCCCTGTATGCCAGGACCTGTCCTaggaacaagaaagaaagcagggaatGTAAGAGACAACAAGTGCTGTCCCCTTGGAGCTCACTTgggtggaggaggtgggtggggggggagttaCACAGCAAACACAGTGTGTCTCATAGTGAGAAGAGGCATAGGTACCAGTCTAAACAGAGTGGACAGCTGCTGgagcaaagggagggaggagccacTGGAGAAGCTGGGCCAGCCAGAGAGAGGTGAGAGCAGGATGGACCTACCGGCCAATTTCCCTTACTAAATCCTATCATCCACCCTCCAACCCCTACCCAGTGAGCTCTCCCTTGGGAGATCTGCCTAAGGAAACAGGTTAGGGACCTGAAGGGAAACACGATTCTAGTCAAGTGCCTCTTCCTCCATTCCACCCCATACGTGGCAGCCTATCCTTTTACACCCTCAGAAGAATTTCCATAATAGAATCATAAAAGGGGATAACTCACATTCTCTCAAGGAATCgaatttccccttcctcctttccatggAAGATGACAGGGATGGTACGTGATGATGCTGATGCAAACTAAGCAAAAGATGGACTTTTCTCCCTCAGCTGTCGGCAGTTAACAGTGACCACACACTTCCAAGGCACTATACAAAGAAATACCCATAACAAATGATTTCAGGATGCTACATTCTAATTTACATAGCACCACTACAAATAGGAAAACTTCTAAATGTCAGTAAGGTAGAATACTGATATATATGCTCACTTACAAGTCTGACTTGCTTACATGctataaatattac from Neofelis nebulosa isolate mNeoNeb1 chromosome 6, mNeoNeb1.pri, whole genome shotgun sequence includes these protein-coding regions:
- the LOC131515464 gene encoding uncharacterized protein LOC131515464, which encodes MTHGSNEFGDTGNESVFNMLCISLHLKSVGAAKAQWVDGFPGACKQLRDKNPNPGAQGWFPHPLHLPRNSRRPLRLALLGPVARVPRPGLGPNCRAQTRAPRPAQSGSVFPESEFQFLLSFPTFLLRGLPRIGRWRSPWPGKPATAQGSICRDFGGSSTSHWPLISTRKSRDVWPPAAVRRKGESKVPADGPSTEDCVGPSRIWRGLVVLVKTNRTPGTWRRRGLPGTRTPRGEPKHWDQFPMNAEYFLLLWDTF